In a single window of the Luteibacter rhizovicinus DSM 16549 genome:
- a CDS encoding TatD family hydrolase codes for MDLIDIGANLTHESFRQDLDDVLARATAHGVGRMVVTGASREGSEHAFELARGSKGRLYATAGVHPHHAVDYDDATDAVIRQLAREPEVRAVGETGLDYNRNYSPRDIQRVVFERQLEIAADVGKPLFLHQRDAHHDFLAILKRYRDRVPAVVVHCFTDTEEALRDYLDLDCHIGITGWICDERRGVHLRELVRLIPANRLMLETDAPYLLPRTVRPMPKDRRNEPMYLAHIRDEVARDRGESKEALTEASVRTTEAFFGL; via the coding sequence ATGGACTTGATCGATATCGGCGCCAACCTGACCCACGAATCCTTTCGTCAAGATCTTGACGATGTGCTCGCTCGCGCCACCGCGCATGGCGTCGGCAGAATGGTCGTCACGGGCGCCTCGCGTGAGGGAAGCGAGCACGCGTTCGAACTGGCCCGGGGGAGCAAGGGTCGCCTCTACGCGACGGCTGGCGTCCATCCGCACCATGCCGTCGACTACGACGACGCGACCGATGCCGTCATCCGGCAACTGGCCCGCGAGCCGGAGGTCCGTGCGGTCGGCGAGACCGGGCTGGACTACAACCGCAACTACTCACCGCGCGATATCCAGAGAGTCGTTTTCGAACGGCAGCTGGAGATCGCCGCCGACGTGGGCAAGCCGCTGTTCCTGCACCAGCGTGACGCGCACCACGACTTCCTCGCCATCCTGAAGCGCTATCGCGACCGCGTTCCCGCCGTGGTCGTGCATTGCTTCACGGACACCGAAGAGGCACTGCGCGACTATCTCGACCTGGATTGCCACATCGGCATCACCGGATGGATATGCGACGAGCGTCGCGGTGTGCATCTGCGTGAACTGGTCAGGCTGATACCGGCCAACCGGCTGATGCTCGAGACCGACGCGCCCTACCTGCTGCCGAGGACCGTACGCCCCATGCCGAAGGATCGGCGTAACGAGCCGATGTATCTCGCGCACATTCGTGATGAGGTGGCGCGTGATCGGGGAGAATCGAAGGAAGCATTGACCGAGGCGAGCGTACGGACGACCGAGGCATTTTTTGGGCTTTGA
- a CDS encoding PA domain-containing protein, translated as MIRRGLLYSALLAAGLFGAMSASAAEIKIVNQDIGTGQGLDDHTPATPVGGNPGTTFGQQALNVFQFAADIHGAYLKSNITIVNNATFEPLECDATGGVLGSSGPLEVFTFDPTSLPAGAKANIWYTVAEANSLANQDLSPAEADIQSQFNGALGQPGCIEGSKWYMGLDHQVPAGQIDFLNVVLHEMSHGLGFLDLTDLSTGEDFPGGPGSFPNIYGFFVKHNGTLWDDLTPAQRVTAALDDGHLAFSGATVIAEAPLALGQPDVYRVTAPAAAAGDYLYAQASFGPTATAANFSGAVVQATPNDGCAAITNASAIAGKTALIDRGTCDFATKALNAQAAGASAVLLANNQPAAVTPGGTPTSPVNIPVILVSQTDGNTLKANLAGLTGTVGKGTGLSGTNADGVLIYAPAVLSPGSSFSHYDTRLTPNAIMEYAISQDLRGEIDLDLGPALFQDIGWGIDRSNQLLLTCDTGIPKLVPGGMIIGANVIANAKILAANAADVGTYRAGVRAYEAQLAAAGLITAGQASSLNACLSDAETAKQYAAFGPPPAPPAIVLANNIALNNQKGAASATTAYQLTVPANAKTLTLRTYGGSGDVSISVTDPKGVVKAQPNRPGNSEPFTATKPAAGVWTLTVKGEKAYSGVSVLGAYTL; from the coding sequence ATGATCCGCCGCGGCCTTCTCTATTCAGCCCTTCTCGCAGCCGGTCTGTTTGGCGCCATGAGCGCCAGCGCCGCCGAGATCAAGATCGTCAACCAGGACATCGGCACCGGCCAGGGTCTCGACGACCACACCCCGGCCACACCCGTGGGAGGCAATCCAGGCACGACCTTCGGTCAACAGGCGCTCAACGTCTTCCAGTTCGCGGCGGACATCCACGGCGCGTACCTGAAGAGCAACATCACCATCGTCAACAACGCCACCTTCGAGCCGCTCGAATGCGATGCGACCGGCGGTGTGCTCGGTTCTTCCGGTCCGTTGGAAGTGTTCACTTTCGATCCCACCAGCCTTCCCGCGGGCGCCAAGGCAAACATCTGGTACACCGTGGCAGAGGCCAATTCATTGGCTAACCAGGATCTGAGCCCGGCCGAAGCCGACATCCAGAGCCAGTTCAACGGCGCACTGGGTCAGCCCGGTTGTATCGAAGGTTCGAAGTGGTACATGGGTCTGGATCACCAGGTACCGGCCGGCCAGATCGATTTCCTCAACGTCGTGTTGCACGAGATGTCGCATGGCCTTGGTTTCCTGGACCTCACGGACCTCAGCACTGGCGAGGACTTCCCGGGCGGCCCGGGCTCGTTCCCGAACATCTACGGTTTCTTCGTCAAACATAACGGCACGTTGTGGGACGACCTGACCCCGGCTCAGCGCGTGACGGCCGCCCTCGACGATGGCCATCTTGCGTTCTCCGGTGCGACCGTCATTGCCGAGGCGCCTCTGGCCCTGGGTCAGCCCGACGTGTACCGCGTGACCGCCCCGGCTGCTGCCGCCGGCGATTACCTGTATGCCCAGGCCAGCTTCGGTCCGACGGCCACCGCGGCGAACTTCTCCGGTGCCGTGGTGCAGGCCACGCCGAACGACGGTTGCGCCGCCATCACCAACGCCTCCGCCATTGCCGGCAAGACGGCCCTGATCGATCGCGGTACCTGCGACTTCGCCACCAAGGCGCTCAACGCCCAGGCGGCCGGTGCCAGCGCCGTGTTGCTCGCAAACAACCAGCCTGCCGCAGTGACGCCGGGTGGCACACCCACGTCGCCGGTGAACATCCCAGTGATCCTGGTGAGCCAGACCGACGGCAACACGCTGAAGGCCAACCTCGCCGGTCTCACCGGCACCGTCGGTAAGGGCACCGGTCTGTCCGGAACGAACGCGGACGGTGTGCTCATCTATGCGCCGGCCGTGCTCTCGCCGGGGTCGTCGTTCTCGCACTACGACACACGCCTGACGCCGAACGCGATCATGGAATACGCCATCAGCCAGGATCTGCGAGGGGAAATCGACCTCGACCTGGGGCCGGCGCTGTTCCAGGACATCGGCTGGGGCATCGACCGCAGCAACCAGTTGCTGCTCACCTGCGACACCGGCATTCCGAAGCTCGTGCCGGGCGGCATGATCATCGGTGCCAACGTGATCGCCAACGCGAAGATCCTCGCCGCCAACGCCGCCGACGTCGGCACCTATCGTGCGGGCGTCAGAGCGTACGAGGCGCAGCTTGCCGCCGCCGGCTTGATCACCGCCGGCCAGGCGTCGAGCCTCAACGCGTGCCTGTCCGACGCGGAGACGGCGAAGCAGTACGCCGCATTCGGTCCGCCGCCGGCACCGCCGGCGATCGTGCTCGCCAACAACATCGCGCTGAACAACCAGAAGGGTGCAGCCAGTGCGACGACGGCGTACCAGCTCACGGTACCGGCCAACGCGAAGACGCTGACCCTGCGCACCTACGGTGGCTCGGGTGACGTGTCGATCTCGGTGACCGATCCGAAGGGTGTGGTGAAGGCACAGCCGAATCGTCCGGGTAACAGTGAGCCGTTCACGGCCACCAAACCGGCGGCCGGCGTGTGGACGCTGACCGTGAAGGGTGAGAAGGCGTACTCCGGCGTGAGTGTGCTGGGCGCGTACACGCTCTGA
- a CDS encoding TonB-dependent receptor — protein sequence MQYANRSFAPPRRKLALAVAFAVSIGGAGAALAQSNATGAIFGSAAPGDVVHIENTDNGLRRDITVDAGGRYRANSLPIGTYTVSLLHNGTVVDSHKGVQTQISQGTDVSFAAAAAGASDATNLGSVQVTANTLPSIDVSSVDSRTVLTADQLSKLPIARTSISSIALLAPGTTPAVRGYGNALSFGGSSASENGYYINGFQATNPLTGVSSRQLPYDAIDQEQVLIGGYGAEYGRSTGGVINVVSKRGTNEWKGDVQVFWSPDSLNQQPRNVNLRDGTPYQKGNLYALRNNENLQYSGSIGGALIKDKLFIFAAADWIRNSGDYTGPNTTSDDEHDVAKTKRWLTKIDWNITDNNILEFTGIGDTETNDQSISAYSYQTGRGDYLGHVYTKNYNGTQTNATPGGNTYIGHYTGYITDDLTVNAMYGRSHSDHSQNITSATGQNCPTITDNRTEFKSNPQTGCTVGGSTFLLPGAEDSSHGWSANIEYRIGDHDLRGGVDNYVLRAESGALPTGGTGWIYADVGDGSSIKSRLTNLGLDPALYNPANFANGYYAESTALSTGTSARTNQRSQFIEDNWQITDRWHGYVGLRNEQFTNYNGSGQAYASARHQLDPRLGASWDVYGDSSLKIYANAGRYHLGLPTSVAIRGAGPSTFPSSYYGFTGIDPTTGVPTGLVAGPYSANYNKNGANGIPPDAKTVSAQGLHSYYQDEYIFGVDQQLDNNWVVGAKAMYRRLRSLIDDTCDSAPLQEWGDENGLHDEVKAGIGRSTGCWLYNPGRANTFTVSPADGQYLSVPLTADAIGEPRAKRAYYMLDLYAEHQFSDHWYAKIDYTYSRSYGNSEGQLDSNIVQADVSTTESWDFPAIMENTNGNLPNDQKHQLRIYGTYAPTDEWAFSTVTRIASGYPVSCIGVRPDSAGGDPYEYGNSYFYCNGEPAKRGTFGRTPWTYNVDLSAAWKPAFADHKLTLSADVFNALGKQRVTQFYEIGDTAAGDPNPNYKRARSFSDPRTVRLGARYDFTL from the coding sequence ATGCAGTACGCAAACCGTTCATTCGCGCCGCCGCGTCGCAAGCTCGCGCTTGCCGTGGCTTTCGCCGTATCCATCGGCGGTGCCGGCGCGGCCTTGGCGCAGAGCAACGCCACCGGCGCCATCTTCGGCTCCGCCGCGCCTGGTGATGTTGTCCATATCGAGAATACGGACAACGGCCTGCGCCGCGACATCACCGTCGATGCTGGCGGCCGCTATCGCGCCAACTCGCTGCCCATCGGCACCTATACCGTCTCGCTGTTGCACAACGGCACGGTCGTCGATTCGCACAAGGGCGTGCAGACCCAGATCAGCCAGGGTACGGACGTCTCGTTCGCCGCTGCCGCCGCCGGCGCCAGCGATGCCACCAACCTCGGCAGCGTCCAGGTCACCGCCAACACCCTGCCCAGCATCGACGTCAGCTCGGTCGACTCGCGCACCGTGCTGACCGCCGACCAGCTGTCCAAGCTGCCGATCGCCCGCACCTCGATCAGCTCGATCGCCCTGCTCGCCCCGGGTACCACGCCTGCCGTACGCGGTTACGGCAACGCACTGTCCTTCGGTGGCTCGTCGGCTTCCGAGAACGGCTACTACATCAACGGTTTCCAGGCGACCAACCCGCTGACCGGCGTGAGCTCGCGCCAGTTGCCGTACGACGCGATCGATCAGGAGCAGGTACTGATCGGCGGCTACGGCGCGGAATACGGCCGCTCCACCGGCGGCGTGATCAACGTCGTCTCCAAGCGCGGTACGAACGAGTGGAAGGGCGACGTCCAGGTGTTCTGGTCGCCGGATAGCCTGAACCAGCAGCCGCGCAACGTGAATCTGCGCGACGGCACCCCTTACCAGAAGGGCAACCTCTACGCCCTGCGTAACAACGAGAACCTGCAGTACTCCGGCTCCATCGGCGGTGCACTGATCAAGGACAAGTTGTTCATCTTCGCCGCGGCGGACTGGATTCGGAACTCCGGCGACTACACCGGTCCGAACACGACCAGCGACGACGAGCATGATGTCGCCAAGACCAAGCGTTGGTTGACCAAGATCGACTGGAACATCACCGACAACAACATCCTCGAGTTCACCGGCATCGGCGACACCGAGACGAACGACCAGTCCATCAGCGCCTATAGCTATCAGACCGGTCGCGGCGATTATCTGGGCCACGTCTATACGAAGAACTACAACGGCACGCAGACCAACGCGACGCCGGGCGGCAATACGTACATCGGCCACTACACCGGCTATATCACCGATGACCTGACGGTCAACGCGATGTACGGCCGGTCGCATTCCGACCATAGCCAGAACATCACCTCGGCGACAGGCCAGAATTGCCCGACCATCACCGACAACCGTACCGAGTTCAAGAGCAATCCGCAGACCGGTTGCACCGTTGGCGGCTCGACCTTCCTCCTCCCTGGCGCAGAAGACAGCAGCCATGGCTGGAGCGCCAACATCGAATATCGCATCGGCGATCACGATCTCCGTGGCGGTGTCGACAACTACGTGCTGCGTGCCGAGTCCGGCGCTCTTCCGACGGGCGGTACCGGCTGGATCTATGCGGACGTCGGCGACGGCTCCTCCATCAAGAGCCGCCTGACCAACCTCGGTCTCGATCCCGCCCTGTACAACCCGGCTAACTTTGCCAACGGCTATTACGCCGAATCCACGGCACTCAGCACGGGTACCTCGGCCCGTACCAACCAGCGTTCGCAGTTCATCGAAGACAACTGGCAGATCACGGATCGCTGGCATGGCTACGTCGGCCTGCGTAACGAGCAGTTCACCAACTACAACGGCAGCGGCCAAGCCTACGCCAGCGCGCGTCACCAGCTCGATCCGCGCCTGGGTGCGTCATGGGACGTCTACGGCGACAGCTCGCTGAAGATCTACGCCAATGCCGGCCGTTACCATCTCGGCCTGCCGACCTCGGTCGCGATCCGCGGCGCCGGCCCGTCGACCTTCCCGTCGTCGTACTACGGTTTCACCGGTATCGATCCGACCACCGGCGTGCCGACCGGCCTTGTCGCGGGTCCGTATTCCGCCAACTACAACAAGAACGGCGCCAACGGCATTCCGCCGGATGCGAAGACCGTATCGGCCCAGGGCCTGCACTCGTATTACCAGGATGAGTACATCTTCGGTGTCGACCAGCAGCTCGACAACAACTGGGTGGTCGGCGCGAAAGCCATGTACCGTCGCCTGCGCAGCCTGATCGACGATACCTGCGACTCGGCACCGCTCCAGGAATGGGGTGACGAGAACGGCCTGCACGACGAAGTGAAGGCGGGTATCGGCCGCAGCACGGGTTGCTGGCTGTACAACCCGGGCCGCGCGAACACGTTCACCGTATCGCCGGCCGATGGCCAGTACCTGAGCGTGCCGCTGACCGCCGACGCCATCGGTGAGCCGCGGGCCAAGCGCGCGTACTACATGCTCGACCTGTACGCCGAACACCAGTTCAGCGACCACTGGTACGCGAAGATCGACTACACCTACTCGCGTAGCTACGGCAACTCCGAAGGCCAGCTCGATTCCAATATCGTCCAGGCCGACGTGTCGACCACCGAGAGCTGGGACTTCCCGGCCATCATGGAAAACACCAACGGCAATCTGCCGAACGACCAGAAGCACCAGCTGCGCATCTACGGCACCTACGCGCCGACGGATGAGTGGGCATTCTCGACCGTCACCCGTATTGCGTCGGGCTACCCGGTCAGCTGCATCGGCGTCCGTCCGGACTCCGCCGGTGGCGACCCGTACGAATACGGCAACAGCTACTTCTACTGCAATGGCGAGCCCGCCAAGCGCGGCACCTTCGGCCGCACGCCGTGGACGTACAACGTGGACCTGAGCGCCGCCTGGAAGCCGGCTTTCGCCGACCACAAGCTGACGCTCTCGGCCGACGTATTCAACGCCCTTGGCAAGCAGCGCGTGACCCAGTTCTACGAGATCGGCGACACCGCCGCCGGCGACCCGAACCCGAACTACAAGCGTGCCCGTTCCTTCTCGGACCCGCGCACTGTTCGCCTGGGAGCTCGTTACGACTTCACGCTGTAA
- a CDS encoding Na+/H+ antiporter, which produces MALVITILVLLLVVALSGAIVRILPVRLPLPILQIALGALLARPFGMDVEFDHELFFLLFIPPLLFADGWRIPKRELFLLRGPILALAVGLVFFTILGVGYFVHWMIPTVPLAVAFALAAVLSPTDAVAVTSITGATPIPSRLMHVLSGEALLNDASGLVALQFAVAAEVTGRFSLARASTDFAVMALGGILAGVLVSYTFGIFRRRLVRWSGEVDPASQVALLLLLPFAAYLLAEHFGVSGILAAVAAGMTMNYTDVLKGGYVATRMQNGAVWSMVEFTFNGLIFLLLGLQLPGIIDGAKGDLAQAGGGELWYLLAYVFAITLVLVILRFIWVWVSLRFVLMRALHRGEKRPKVGTRMVWTSALAGVRGAITMAGVLSLPLMKSEGVPFPVRHLMILLASGVILCTLVIGAIGLPLAVKGLKIPGEDPRVREERKARALSAEAALRGIADEQQRVDESGDVNAIALASRVASRVMADYQQRLEAAGEAGDVPEKARAEAGTERVMRLAALRAERRELYNLRRSHEINDDTLRTLVHEIDLAEASLTGLHSG; this is translated from the coding sequence ATGGCCCTAGTCATCACGATCCTCGTCCTCCTGCTCGTGGTCGCCCTGTCCGGCGCCATCGTCCGCATCCTGCCTGTCCGGCTTCCCCTCCCGATCTTGCAGATCGCGCTGGGCGCCTTGCTCGCCCGCCCGTTCGGCATGGACGTGGAATTCGATCACGAACTGTTCTTCCTGCTGTTCATTCCGCCCCTGCTGTTTGCCGATGGCTGGCGTATCCCCAAGCGCGAATTGTTTCTACTGCGCGGGCCCATCCTGGCGCTCGCCGTGGGGCTGGTCTTCTTCACGATCCTGGGGGTGGGCTACTTCGTCCACTGGATGATTCCGACCGTACCGCTGGCCGTGGCCTTCGCCCTGGCAGCCGTGCTCTCTCCCACCGATGCCGTGGCGGTCACCTCGATCACCGGTGCGACCCCGATTCCCTCGCGGCTGATGCACGTCTTGTCGGGCGAGGCGCTGCTCAACGATGCCTCCGGACTGGTCGCCCTGCAGTTCGCCGTGGCGGCCGAGGTCACGGGCAGGTTCTCCCTGGCCAGGGCATCGACGGACTTCGCGGTGATGGCCCTGGGCGGCATCCTCGCCGGCGTGCTGGTCAGCTACACCTTCGGCATCTTCCGACGGCGGCTGGTTCGCTGGAGCGGCGAGGTGGATCCGGCCAGCCAGGTGGCCTTGCTCCTGCTTCTTCCCTTCGCGGCGTACCTGCTTGCCGAGCACTTCGGTGTCTCCGGCATTCTCGCCGCCGTGGCCGCCGGCATGACGATGAACTACACCGATGTCCTGAAGGGTGGCTACGTCGCCACGCGCATGCAGAACGGTGCGGTGTGGTCGATGGTGGAGTTCACGTTCAACGGCCTGATCTTCCTTCTGCTTGGCCTGCAGCTGCCGGGGATCATCGATGGTGCCAAGGGCGATCTGGCGCAGGCCGGTGGTGGTGAACTCTGGTACCTGCTCGCCTACGTCTTCGCGATCACCCTGGTCCTGGTCATCCTGCGCTTCATCTGGGTCTGGGTGTCGCTGCGCTTTGTCCTGATGCGTGCCCTGCATCGCGGCGAAAAGCGCCCGAAGGTAGGCACGCGCATGGTCTGGACCTCGGCTCTTGCCGGGGTCCGCGGCGCGATAACGATGGCCGGCGTGCTGTCGCTTCCCTTGATGAAGAGTGAGGGCGTTCCGTTTCCCGTGCGGCACCTGATGATCCTGCTGGCGAGCGGCGTGATTCTTTGTACGCTGGTGATCGGCGCGATCGGCTTGCCGCTGGCCGTCAAGGGGCTGAAGATCCCGGGCGAGGATCCGCGCGTGCGTGAAGAACGCAAGGCGCGCGCCCTTTCGGCCGAGGCGGCCTTGCGCGGTATCGCCGATGAGCAGCAACGCGTCGACGAGAGCGGCGACGTCAACGCGATTGCGCTGGCCTCGCGCGTGGCCTCACGCGTCATGGCCGACTACCAGCAGCGTCTCGAAGCGGCCGGCGAAGCGGGGGATGTACCGGAGAAGGCACGCGCGGAAGCAGGCACGGAGCGTGTCATGCGCCTGGCCGCGCTGCGCGCCGAGCGTCGTGAGTTGTACAACCTTCGTCGCAGTCATGAGATCAACGACGATACGTTGCGTACGTTGGTGCACGAGATCGATCTTGCCGAAGCGTCGTTGACGGGTCTGCATTCGGGGTAG
- a CDS encoding post-PEP-CTERM-1 domain-containing protein, translating to MTSRTLAQAIGLVLTGMLMVGAAQAADTPQNQATPKVRAVQAGQQVAIDPVTGAIRAPTDAERAAYSKAFQARQSRVSSLSTQPRTNADAKQTIRKVNLSSGGKATGMRLPQERMSSVVATRAADGSISIHHDDHGAQVAPKAPEVTR from the coding sequence ATGACTTCACGAACACTGGCACAGGCCATCGGCCTCGTGCTGACGGGCATGCTTATGGTGGGAGCGGCCCAGGCCGCCGACACACCGCAAAACCAGGCCACGCCGAAAGTCCGCGCGGTTCAGGCAGGGCAGCAGGTCGCCATCGATCCGGTGACCGGAGCGATTCGCGCGCCGACCGATGCGGAGCGGGCCGCCTATTCCAAGGCGTTCCAGGCGCGGCAGAGCCGGGTGTCCTCGCTCTCCACGCAACCGCGCACCAATGCCGACGCGAAACAGACGATCCGCAAGGTCAACCTTTCCAGCGGCGGCAAAGCCACCGGAATGCGCCTGCCCCAGGAGCGGATGAGCAGCGTCGTCGCCACACGTGCGGCGGACGGTTCCATCAGCATCCACCATGACGATCACGGCGCCCAGGTCGCGCCCAAGGCACCGGAGGTGACACGATGA
- a CDS encoding TonB-dependent receptor — protein sequence MQYANRSIAPPRRKLALAVAFAVSIGGAGAALAQSNATGAIFGSATPGDIVHIENTDNGLRRDITVDSGGRYRANSLPIGTYTVSLLHNGTVVDTHKGVQTQISQGTDVSFAATAAAAGAADTTNLGSVQVTANTLPSIDVSSVDSRTVLTADQLSKLPIARTSISSIALLAPGTTPAVRGYGNALSFGGSSASENAYYINGFQATNPLTGVSSRQLPYDAIDQEQVLIGGYGAEYGRSTGGVINVVSKRGTNEWKGDVQVFWSPSGLNQQPRDIDLRDGTKYQKGNTYALRDNENLQYSGSIGGALVKDKLFFFAAADWIKNTGNYTGPNTTSDDEHDVSKTKRWLTKIDWNITDNNILEFTGIGDTETEDQSISAYSYQTGRGDYLGHVYTKNYNGTQTNATPGGNTYIGHYTGYITDDLTVNAMYGRSHSDHSQDINSASGDACPLITDKRAGFANNPQTGCTVGGSTFLLPGAEDSSHGWSANIEYRIGDHDLRGGVDNYVLRATSGALPQGGTGYIYNDVADGTAIKSRLSALGLDPALYNPANFANGYYVEQTALSTGTSARTNQRSQFVEDNWQITDRWHGYIGLRNEQFTNYNGAGEAYASARHQLDPRLGASWDVYGDSSLKIYANAGRYHLGLPTSVAIRGAGPSTYPSQLFGFTGIDPTTGEPTGLVAGPYSGNFNKNGANGVPPDAKTVSAQGLHSYYQDEYIFGADQQLDNNWVVGAKAMYRRLRSLIDDTCDSSPIQTWGDENGLGDQVAAGIARSTGCWLYNPGRANTFTVSPAPGQYLSVPLTAADIGEPRAKRAYYMLDLYAEHQFSDHWYAKIDYTYSRSYGNSEGQLDSNIVQADVSTTESWDFPAIMENTNGDLPNDQKHQLRIYGTYAPNDEWAFSTVTRIASGYPVSCIGTRPDSVGGDPNQYGAAYFYCNGEPAKRGTFGRTPWTYNVDLSVAWKPTFADHKLTLSADAFNALGKQRVTQYYEYGETDSGTPDPQYKRARSFSDPRTIRLGARYDFTL from the coding sequence ATGCAGTACGCAAACCGTTCAATCGCGCCGCCGCGCCGCAAGCTCGCGCTTGCCGTGGCTTTCGCCGTATCCATCGGCGGTGCCGGCGCGGCCTTGGCGCAGAGCAACGCCACCGGCGCCATCTTCGGCTCCGCCACGCCCGGTGACATTGTCCATATCGAAAATACGGACAACGGCCTGCGCCGCGACATCACCGTCGACTCCGGTGGCCGTTATCGCGCCAACTCGCTGCCGATCGGCACCTATACCGTCTCGCTGTTGCACAACGGCACGGTTGTCGACACGCACAAAGGCGTACAGACCCAGATCAGCCAGGGTACCGACGTCTCCTTCGCCGCTACCGCCGCGGCTGCCGGTGCGGCCGACACCACCAACCTTGGCAGCGTCCAGGTCACCGCCAACACCCTTCCCAGCATCGACGTCAGCTCGGTCGACTCGCGCACCGTGCTGACCGCCGACCAGCTGTCCAAGCTGCCGATCGCCCGCACCTCGATCAGCTCGATCGCCCTGCTCGCCCCGGGTACCACGCCTGCCGTGCGTGGCTACGGCAACGCACTGTCGTTCGGTGGCTCGTCGGCCTCTGAGAACGCGTACTACATCAACGGTTTCCAGGCGACCAACCCGCTGACCGGCGTGAGCTCGCGCCAGCTGCCGTACGACGCGATCGATCAGGAACAGGTACTGATCGGCGGCTACGGCGCGGAATACGGCCGCTCCACCGGTGGCGTGATCAACGTCGTCTCAAAGCGCGGTACGAACGAGTGGAAGGGCGATGTGCAGGTGTTCTGGTCGCCGAGCGGGCTCAATCAGCAGCCCCGCGACATCGATCTTCGCGACGGCACCAAGTACCAGAAGGGCAACACGTACGCGCTGCGCGACAATGAGAATCTGCAGTACTCCGGCTCCATCGGCGGCGCACTGGTCAAGGACAAGTTGTTCTTCTTCGCCGCGGCCGACTGGATCAAGAACACCGGCAACTACACCGGCCCGAACACGACCAGCGACGACGAGCACGACGTCTCCAAGACCAAGCGCTGGTTGACCAAGATCGACTGGAACATCACCGACAACAACATCCTCGAGTTCACCGGCATCGGCGATACCGAGACCGAAGACCAGTCCATCAGCGCCTATAGCTATCAGACCGGTCGCGGCGATTATCTGGGCCACGTCTATACGAAGAACTACAACGGCACGCAGACCAACGCGACCCCGGGCGGCAATACGTATATCGGTCACTACACGGGTTACATCACCGACGACCTGACGGTCAACGCGATGTACGGCCGGTCGCACTCCGATCACAGCCAGGACATCAACTCGGCCAGCGGCGATGCCTGCCCGCTGATTACGGACAAGCGCGCAGGGTTCGCGAACAACCCGCAGACCGGTTGCACGGTCGGCGGCTCGACCTTCCTCCTGCCCGGCGCGGAAGACAGCAGCCACGGCTGGAGCGCCAACATCGAGTACCGCATCGGCGATCACGATCTCCGTGGCGGTGTCGATAATTATGTGCTGCGCGCCACGTCGGGCGCCCTTCCGCAAGGCGGCACGGGTTACATCTACAACGATGTCGCCGATGGCACCGCGATCAAGAGCCGCCTCTCGGCGCTGGGTCTCGACCCCGCCCTGTACAACCCGGCGAACTTCGCGAATGGTTATTACGTCGAACAGACGGCGTTGAGCACCGGCACCTCGGCGCGCACCAACCAGCGTTCGCAGTTCGTCGAGGACAACTGGCAGATCACGGATCGCTGGCACGGCTACATCGGCCTGCGCAACGAGCAGTTCACCAACTACAACGGCGCCGGCGAAGCCTATGCGAGCGCGCGTCACCAGCTCGATCCGCGCCTGGGTGCGTCGTGGGACGTCTACGGCGACAGCTCGCTGAAGATCTACGCCAATGCCGGCCGCTACCATCTCGGCCTGCCGACCTCGGTCGCGATCCGCGGCGCCGGTCCGTCGACCTATCCGTCGCAGCTCTTCGGCTTCACGGGCATCGATCCGACCACGGGCGAGCCCACCGGCCTGGTTGCGGGTCCGTACTCCGGCAACTTCAACAAGAACGGCGCCAACGGCGTACCACCGGATGCGAAGACCGTTTCTGCCCAGGGCCTGCACTCCTACTACCAGGACGAGTACATCTTCGGTGCCGACCAGCAGCTCGACAACAACTGGGTGGTCGGCGCGAAAGCCATGTACCGTCGCCTGCGCAGCCTGATCGACGACACCTGCGACTCGTCGCCGATCCAGACCTGGGGTGACGAGAACGGCCTGGGCGATCAGGTCGCGGCCGGCATTGCGCGAAGCACGGGTTGCTGGCTGTACAACCCGGGTCGCGCGAACACGTTCACCGTGTCGCCCGCTCCCGGTCAGTACCTGAGCGTACCGCTCACTGCTGCCGACATCGGCGAACCGCGGGCCAAGCGTGCGTACTACATGCTCGACCTGTACGCCGAACATCAGTTCAGCGACCACTGGTACGCGAAGATCGACTACACCTATTCGCGTAGCTACGGCAACTCCGAAGGCCAGCTCGATTCCAATATCGTCCAGGCCGACGTGTCGACCACCGAGAGCTGGGACTTCCCGGCCATCATGGAAAACACCAACGGTGACCTGCCGAACGACCAGAAGCACCAGCTGCGCATCTACGGCACGTATGCGCCGAACGACGAATGGGCGTTCTCGACGGTCACCCGTATCGCTTCCGGTTACCCGGTCAGCTGCATCGGCACGCGTCCGGATTCGGTCGGTGGCGATCCTAACCAGTACGGCGCCGCCTACTTCTACTGCAATGGCGAGCCGGCCAAGCGCGGCACCTTCGGCCGCACGCCGTGGACGTACAACGTGGACCTGAGCGTCGCCTGGAAGCCGACCTTCGCCGATCACAAGCTGACGCTCTCGGCCGATGCATTCAACGCACTCGGCAAGCAGCGTGTCACCCAGTACTACGAGTACGGCGAAACCGACAGCGGTACGCCGGACCCGCAGTACAAGCGTGCCCGCTCGTTCTCGGATCCCCGGACCATCCGCCTGGGAGCCCGTTACGACTTCACGCTGTAA